A part of Nocardioides sp. WS12 genomic DNA contains:
- a CDS encoding cob(I)yrinic acid a,c-diamide adenosyltransferase, producing MVNLTRIYTRTGDAGETRLGDMSLTTKTDLRLASYADVDEANALIGVAIATGGLEDDVVKLLTRVQNDLFDVGADLCTPVVANPEYPPLRIEQEYVDRLEGWCDHYNDQLPNLRSFILNGGTPGAAHLHVARTVIRRAERGAWAAYEVHGEVMNKLAITYLNRLSDLVFILARYANRTDGDVLWVPGGERGE from the coding sequence ATGGTCAATCTCACGCGCATCTACACCCGCACCGGCGACGCCGGAGAGACCCGTCTCGGGGACATGAGCCTGACCACGAAGACCGACCTGCGGCTCGCGTCGTACGCCGATGTCGACGAGGCGAACGCCCTCATCGGCGTCGCGATCGCGACCGGTGGACTCGAGGACGACGTGGTCAAACTGCTCACCCGCGTCCAGAACGACCTGTTCGACGTGGGTGCCGACCTGTGCACGCCCGTCGTGGCCAACCCGGAGTACCCGCCCCTGCGGATCGAGCAGGAGTACGTCGACCGGCTCGAGGGCTGGTGCGACCACTACAACGACCAGTTGCCGAACCTGCGGTCCTTCATCCTCAACGGCGGTACGCCCGGCGCGGCGCACCTGCACGTCGCCCGCACCGTCATCCGTCGGGCCGAGCGCGGCGCCTGGGCGGCGTACGAGGTGCACGGCGAGGTGATGAACAAGCTGGCGATCACCTACCTCAACCGCTTGTCCGACCTGGTGTTCATCCTGGCCCGCTACGCGAACCGCACCGACGGCGACGTGCTGTGGGTCCCCGGGGGCGAACGCGGCGAGTAA
- a CDS encoding DEAD/DEAH box helicase: MNVLAQLSDTFLARHFDAGTLERAQDVVAAGFVRRPEIGLLTAGSVTATAEVQGTREVPYQVQLHAEAPTDTYAGWLFTVCTCPVPTPCKHGAALALTLRQTFTQPAGEAAWRRSLERLVAELDRNQPRPHDEVPLALEISLEEPRSHYRSVGPTLRVRPMRQGKNKPWIKTGADWSDVGLGGVAQGFPKAQSDAISALHALWAGHRAYYYAGVAPSLDEFGEHVVRALRNARDAGVTLIAARPLRDIVIADDPAEVVAELTDVQGGTSLRAAVTLGDQTWRGESVIAIGNPASVVGLNDAGSLVIAATTAPVPAALRHLLDGPPIVVPPSDLADFRDSLPGLMRHLPVRADDASVDLPEPLRPTLVLTVTWHTATKAGLAWTWRYGADRACPVTSTDPLGGVRDRAAERALLDTVPRDLLARSSATDGEALALAIHELPHLRTIPDVEVIEEERPDFRETDLAPDIQFVLAEPERDAAATDWFNLAVTVKVDGEPIPLPDVLAALTLGQEFLVLPSGLYVTADRPEFDRLREVVEAAAELRERDGDHIGIGHHDLGLWAQLAEAGIVDSQVAAWVERAQALRDLTDIPQPEPQGLVTDLRSYQREGFWWLAFLWQHGLGGILADDMGLGKTLQVLALITHARAERPDEGPFLVVAPTSVVTAWASEVARHAPGLRVGVVGRRTDDIAAIARDHDIVVTTYTLLRLGHTHYSDVAWSGLILDEAQQVKNHQSKTYSAVRTIDAPFKLAVTGTPFENRLMELWSLLSITVPGLYPWPRQFADKVARPVERNGDKAVLDRFRARIKPFLLRRTKELVAADLPPKQEQILAVDLEAKHRKIYDTHLARERQRILGLVDDFDRNRVAIFSALTTLRQLALDPALVDVEHEEVGSAKLDVLVDHLLELTAEGHRALVFSQFTSFLTRVRSRLDDAGIAATYLDGRTRDRGAVIEDFRSGAAPVFLISLKAGGVGLTLTEADYVFVLDPWWNPAAEAQAVDRAHRIGQTRHVHVYRLVANDTIEEKVMELKARKADLFAQVIDGDGAMSTSIGADDIRSLFD; encoded by the coding sequence GTGAACGTCCTTGCTCAGCTCTCCGACACCTTCCTGGCCCGTCACTTCGACGCCGGGACGCTGGAGCGCGCCCAGGACGTCGTCGCCGCTGGTTTCGTACGACGTCCCGAGATCGGGCTGCTGACGGCGGGATCGGTGACCGCGACCGCCGAGGTGCAGGGCACGCGAGAGGTCCCCTACCAGGTGCAACTGCATGCCGAGGCGCCCACGGACACCTACGCCGGCTGGCTGTTCACCGTCTGCACCTGCCCGGTCCCCACGCCCTGCAAGCACGGCGCCGCCCTCGCCCTGACCCTGCGGCAGACCTTCACCCAACCGGCGGGCGAGGCGGCGTGGCGGCGCTCGCTGGAGCGGCTGGTCGCCGAGCTCGACCGCAACCAGCCACGGCCCCACGACGAGGTGCCGCTGGCCCTGGAGATCAGCCTCGAGGAGCCGCGCAGCCACTACCGCTCGGTGGGACCGACGCTGCGGGTCCGCCCGATGCGGCAGGGCAAGAACAAGCCGTGGATCAAGACGGGCGCCGACTGGAGCGACGTCGGCCTCGGCGGGGTCGCACAGGGCTTCCCGAAGGCGCAGTCCGACGCGATCTCCGCACTGCACGCGCTGTGGGCCGGTCACCGCGCCTACTACTACGCCGGAGTCGCGCCGTCGCTCGACGAGTTCGGCGAGCACGTCGTGCGCGCGCTGCGCAACGCCCGCGACGCCGGCGTCACCCTGATCGCTGCCCGCCCGCTGCGCGACATCGTGATCGCCGACGACCCGGCCGAGGTGGTCGCCGAACTGACCGACGTGCAGGGCGGCACCTCGCTGCGCGCTGCCGTCACCCTGGGCGACCAGACCTGGCGCGGCGAGTCCGTGATCGCCATCGGCAATCCCGCTTCCGTGGTGGGTCTGAACGACGCCGGGAGCCTGGTCATTGCGGCGACCACCGCCCCTGTCCCGGCAGCCCTGCGCCACCTGCTCGACGGCCCGCCCATCGTCGTACCGCCTTCCGACCTGGCGGACTTCCGCGACTCCTTGCCCGGGCTGATGCGGCACCTGCCGGTGCGTGCCGACGACGCCTCGGTCGACCTGCCCGAGCCGCTGCGACCCACGCTCGTCCTGACCGTCACCTGGCACACGGCCACGAAGGCCGGCCTCGCGTGGACGTGGCGGTACGGCGCCGACCGGGCCTGCCCGGTCACCAGCACCGACCCCCTCGGCGGGGTCCGCGATCGCGCCGCCGAGCGTGCGCTGCTCGACACCGTGCCCCGCGACCTGTTGGCACGGTCCAGCGCCACCGACGGGGAAGCGCTGGCGCTCGCCATCCACGAACTCCCCCACCTGCGCACGATCCCGGACGTCGAGGTGATCGAGGAGGAGCGTCCCGACTTCCGCGAGACCGACCTCGCCCCGGACATCCAGTTCGTGCTCGCCGAGCCCGAACGTGACGCCGCCGCGACCGACTGGTTCAACCTCGCCGTCACGGTGAAGGTCGACGGTGAACCGATCCCACTGCCCGACGTGCTGGCGGCACTGACCCTCGGCCAGGAGTTCCTCGTGCTGCCGAGCGGGCTCTACGTGACCGCCGACCGCCCGGAGTTCGACCGGCTACGGGAAGTGGTCGAGGCCGCGGCCGAACTCCGTGAACGCGACGGCGACCACATCGGCATCGGCCACCACGACCTCGGCCTGTGGGCGCAGCTCGCCGAGGCCGGCATCGTCGACAGCCAGGTCGCGGCGTGGGTCGAACGGGCCCAGGCACTGCGGGACCTGACCGACATCCCCCAGCCCGAACCGCAGGGACTCGTCACCGACCTGCGCAGCTATCAGCGCGAAGGCTTCTGGTGGCTGGCGTTCCTGTGGCAGCACGGCCTCGGCGGCATCCTCGCCGACGACATGGGCCTCGGAAAGACCCTCCAGGTCCTGGCGCTGATCACCCATGCCCGAGCCGAGCGTCCTGACGAGGGCCCGTTCCTGGTCGTCGCTCCGACCAGCGTCGTGACGGCATGGGCCAGCGAGGTCGCCCGCCACGCGCCCGGCCTGCGCGTCGGCGTGGTCGGACGTCGTACCGACGACATCGCGGCGATTGCCCGCGACCACGACATCGTGGTGACGACCTACACGCTGCTGCGGCTCGGCCACACGCACTACAGCGACGTCGCCTGGTCCGGGCTGATCCTCGACGAGGCGCAACAGGTCAAGAACCACCAGAGCAAGACCTACTCCGCCGTCCGCACCATCGACGCGCCGTTCAAGCTGGCCGTCACGGGAACACCGTTCGAGAACCGCCTGATGGAGCTGTGGTCACTGCTGTCGATCACGGTGCCCGGGCTCTACCCGTGGCCGCGCCAGTTCGCCGACAAGGTCGCTCGACCGGTGGAGCGCAACGGCGACAAGGCCGTCCTCGACCGGTTCCGGGCGCGGATCAAGCCCTTCCTGTTGCGGCGCACCAAGGAACTGGTCGCAGCCGACCTGCCCCCGAAGCAGGAGCAGATCCTCGCGGTCGACCTCGAGGCGAAGCACCGCAAGATCTACGACACCCACCTGGCCAGGGAGCGGCAGCGCATCCTCGGCCTGGTCGACGACTTCGACCGCAACCGGGTCGCGATCTTCAGTGCGCTGACCACCTTGCGCCAACTCGCCCTCGACCCCGCCCTGGTCGACGTGGAGCACGAGGAGGTCGGCTCGGCGAAGCTCGACGTCCTCGTGGACCATCTGCTCGAACTGACCGCCGAGGGCCACCGTGCCCTGGTGTTCAGTCAGTTCACCTCGTTCCTCACGCGCGTCCGCTCGCGCCTCGACGACGCCGGCATCGCCGCGACCTACCTCGACGGCCGCACCCGCGACCGCGGCGCCGTCATCGAGGACTTCCGCTCGGGCGCCGCGCCGGTCTTCCTGATCTCGCTCAAGGCGGGCGGCGTCGGCCTCACCCTCACTGAGGCCGACTACGTGTTCGTTCTCGACCCGTGGTGGAACCCCGCCGCCGAGGCCCAGGCCGTCGACCGCGCACACCGGATCGGCCAGACCCGCCACGTCCACGTCTACCGGCTGGTCGCCAACGACACGATCGAGGAGAAGGTGATGGAGCTCAAGGCCCGCAAGGCCGACCTGTTTGCCCAGGTCATCGACGGCGACGGCGCCATGAGTACGTCCATCGGGGCCGACGACATTCGCAGCCTCTTCGACTGA
- a CDS encoding DUF952 domain-containing protein, producing MATIFHLALASDWAAAQESGAYTTSTLGRTLAEEGFIHASRADQWTAVRERFYGDVSEPLVLLQIDTDLLDVPVVEEPAVPGGSETFPHIYGRLSATAVVKAIPLSAAAEAPAAAPVAAAAAAAVVPTTSAQPTESFSRIYFREMFFNMAMLCIVLALGTIGGLLGGWIGGLAGVAAGGVIAVVLYRRRHAKPTLA from the coding sequence ATGGCCACGATCTTCCACCTCGCGCTCGCCTCGGACTGGGCGGCTGCCCAGGAGTCGGGTGCGTACACGACGTCCACGCTGGGCCGGACGCTGGCGGAGGAGGGCTTCATCCACGCCAGCCGGGCCGATCAGTGGACGGCCGTGCGGGAGCGCTTCTACGGCGACGTGAGCGAGCCGCTGGTGCTGCTGCAGATCGACACCGACCTGCTCGACGTGCCCGTGGTCGAGGAGCCGGCTGTGCCAGGTGGAAGTGAGACGTTCCCGCACATCTACGGGCGGCTGTCCGCGACGGCCGTGGTCAAGGCGATCCCGCTGAGCGCAGCGGCCGAGGCGCCCGCGGCCGCACCTGTCGCGGCAGCGGCAGCGGCGGCCGTCGTACCGACGACGTCGGCGCAGCCGACCGAGAGCTTCTCGCGGATCTACTTCCGCGAGATGTTCTTCAACATGGCGATGCTCTGCATCGTCCTGGCGCTCGGCACGATCGGCGGTCTCCTCGGAGGCTGGATCGGCGGGCTCGCCGGGGTCGCCGCCGGCGGCGTCATCGCCGTGGTGCTCTACCGCCGCCGCCACGCCAAGCCGACGCTGGCCTGA
- a CDS encoding protein meaA, whose product MPDAAATPDKASHAKDRPWVMRTYAGHSTAEASNALYRGNLAKGQTGLSVAFDLPTQTGYDPDSIMSRGEVGKVGVPVPHLGEMRKLFKDIPLTGMNTSMTINAVAMWMLAMYQVAAEEQNPGVDPAEVAKQLAGTTQNDIIKEYLSRGTYVFPPEHSLRLIADMIAYTVHQIPNWNPINVCSYHLQEAGATPVQEISYAMCTAIAVLDQVKASGQVSDDDFEKVVGRISFFVNAGVRFVEETCKMRAFNVLWDEITRERYGVQDPKMRRFRYGVQVNSLGLTEAQPENNVQRIVLEMLGVTLSKNARARALQLPAWNEALGLPRPWDQQWSLRLQQVLAFESDLLEYEDIFDGSHVIEAKVAELVAGAKAEMDRVQAMGGAIAAVESGYMKSELVSAHAARRGRIEAGEEIIVGVNKYETTEASPLTANLDDAIMAADPQAEASALASMKAWKEQRDEAEVAAALQALAEAAKTDENLMAVTLRAVRAGATTGEWAGTLREVFGEFRAPTGVAGAVGVAEAGAELTAVRDAVKATGDELGGRLRLLVGKPGLDGHSNGAEQVAVRARDAGFEVIYQGIRLTPEQIVAAAVSEDVHCVGLSILSGSHMELVPAVLDGLKAAGMGDVPVIVGGIIPESDGKRLEELGVAAVYTPKDFGLTEIMGGIVNVIRKANGL is encoded by the coding sequence ATGCCTGACGCTGCTGCCACGCCCGACAAGGCCTCGCACGCCAAGGATCGCCCTTGGGTGATGCGGACCTACGCCGGCCACTCGACGGCCGAGGCGTCCAACGCCCTGTACCGCGGCAACCTGGCCAAGGGCCAGACCGGCCTGTCGGTCGCGTTCGACCTCCCGACCCAGACCGGCTACGACCCCGACTCGATCATGTCGCGCGGCGAGGTCGGCAAGGTCGGCGTACCCGTCCCGCACCTCGGCGAGATGCGCAAGCTCTTCAAGGACATCCCGCTCACGGGGATGAACACGTCGATGACGATCAACGCCGTCGCGATGTGGATGCTCGCGATGTACCAGGTGGCCGCCGAGGAGCAGAACCCCGGCGTGGACCCCGCCGAGGTCGCCAAGCAGCTCGCCGGCACGACCCAGAACGACATCATCAAGGAGTACCTCTCGCGCGGGACCTACGTGTTCCCGCCCGAGCACTCCCTGCGGCTGATCGCCGACATGATCGCCTACACGGTCCACCAGATCCCGAACTGGAACCCGATCAACGTCTGCAGCTACCACCTGCAGGAGGCGGGCGCGACGCCCGTGCAGGAGATCTCCTACGCCATGTGTACGGCGATCGCCGTGCTCGACCAGGTGAAGGCCTCCGGCCAGGTGTCCGACGACGACTTCGAGAAGGTCGTCGGCCGGATCTCCTTCTTCGTCAATGCGGGCGTCCGCTTCGTCGAGGAGACGTGCAAGATGCGCGCCTTCAATGTGCTGTGGGACGAGATCACTCGCGAGCGGTACGGCGTCCAGGACCCGAAGATGCGCCGCTTCCGCTATGGCGTGCAGGTCAACAGCCTGGGTCTGACCGAGGCGCAGCCCGAGAACAACGTCCAGCGGATCGTGCTGGAGATGCTCGGCGTCACGCTCAGCAAGAACGCCCGCGCTCGTGCGCTCCAGCTTCCTGCGTGGAACGAGGCGCTGGGTCTGCCGCGGCCGTGGGACCAGCAGTGGTCGCTGCGGCTGCAGCAGGTGCTGGCCTTCGAGTCCGACCTGCTGGAGTACGAGGACATCTTCGACGGCAGCCACGTCATCGAGGCCAAGGTCGCCGAACTGGTGGCCGGCGCGAAGGCCGAGATGGACCGGGTACAGGCGATGGGCGGCGCGATCGCTGCCGTTGAATCCGGCTACATGAAGTCCGAGCTCGTCTCCGCGCACGCTGCGCGGCGTGGTCGGATCGAGGCCGGCGAGGAGATCATCGTCGGCGTCAACAAGTACGAGACCACCGAGGCGTCGCCCCTGACCGCCAACCTCGACGACGCGATCATGGCCGCCGACCCCCAGGCCGAGGCATCGGCCCTGGCGTCGATGAAGGCCTGGAAGGAACAGCGCGACGAGGCAGAGGTTGCCGCGGCGCTGCAGGCCCTGGCCGAGGCTGCCAAGACCGACGAGAACCTGATGGCCGTGACCCTGCGCGCGGTCCGCGCCGGTGCGACCACGGGGGAGTGGGCCGGCACCCTGCGCGAGGTGTTCGGCGAGTTCCGTGCGCCCACGGGCGTGGCCGGAGCTGTCGGCGTTGCCGAGGCCGGTGCCGAGCTGACCGCCGTACGCGACGCCGTGAAGGCGACCGGTGACGAGCTCGGCGGGCGTCTGCGCCTGCTGGTCGGCAAGCCCGGTCTCGACGGACACTCGAACGGTGCCGAGCAGGTCGCCGTCCGCGCCCGCGATGCCGGGTTCGAGGTCATCTACCAGGGCATCCGCCTCACTCCCGAGCAGATCGTGGCGGCTGCGGTCTCCGAGGACGTCCACTGCGTGGGCCTGTCGATCCTGTCCGGCTCGCACATGGAGCTGGTGCCCGCCGTACTCGACGGCCTGAAGGCCGCGGGCATGGGCGACGTGCCGGTCATCGTCGGCGGCATCATCCCGGAGTCTGACGGCAAGCGCCTCGAGGAACTGGGTGTCGCTGCTGTCTACACGCCCAAGGACTTCGGCCTGACCGAGATCATGGGCGGCATCGTCAACGTGATCCGCAAGGCCAACGGCCTCTGA
- a CDS encoding ArsC/Spx/MgsR family protein yields the protein MIEIWLNPSCSKCRTAESELQASGVEYVVRRYLDDPPTVAELEDVLTRLGLEPWDIARTADASRLGVTLPARDAAHRAEWVTLMNAEPKLIQRPIITATDGTTVVGRDPASVAKVIDAG from the coding sequence GTGATCGAGATCTGGCTGAACCCGTCGTGCTCGAAGTGCCGCACCGCCGAGAGCGAGTTGCAGGCGTCGGGCGTGGAGTACGTCGTGCGCCGCTACCTCGACGACCCGCCCACAGTCGCCGAGCTCGAGGACGTGCTCACCCGCCTCGGCCTGGAGCCGTGGGACATCGCCCGCACCGCCGACGCCTCCCGGCTCGGCGTCACCCTCCCGGCCCGCGACGCCGCGCACCGCGCGGAGTGGGTGACCCTGATGAACGCCGAACCGAAGCTCATCCAGCGACCGATCATCACCGCCACCGACGGTACGACGGTCGTGGGGCGCGACCCCGCGTCGGTCGCGAAGGTCATCGACGCGGGCTGA
- the nucS gene encoding endonuclease NucS: MRLVVARCQVDYAGRLSAHLPMATRVLMLKSDGSVLVHSDGGSYKPLNWMSPPCTVREGKTDDGQIEWTVTAKAAKGATPDTLRILIEELLHDSSHDLGIDPGLQKDGVEKHLQEMLADHPGTLHEGLTLVRREFPTAIGPVDLMCRDVDGLSVAVEIKRRGDIDGVEQLTRYLELLNRDPLLTGKGAVRGIFAAQEIKPQARVLAEDRGITCAVVDYDALRGLDDPSDRLF; this comes from the coding sequence GTGAGACTTGTCGTGGCACGCTGCCAGGTGGATTACGCCGGACGCTTGAGCGCACACCTGCCGATGGCGACGCGGGTGCTCATGCTCAAGTCGGACGGCTCGGTGCTGGTGCACTCCGACGGAGGCTCCTACAAGCCGCTGAACTGGATGTCCCCGCCGTGCACGGTGCGCGAGGGCAAGACCGACGACGGCCAGATCGAATGGACCGTGACCGCGAAGGCGGCCAAGGGCGCGACGCCCGACACGCTGCGGATCCTGATCGAGGAACTCCTCCACGACTCCTCCCACGACCTGGGCATCGACCCCGGTCTGCAGAAGGACGGCGTCGAGAAGCACCTGCAGGAGATGCTCGCCGACCACCCGGGCACCCTCCACGAGGGCCTGACGCTGGTACGACGCGAGTTCCCCACCGCGATCGGACCGGTCGACCTGATGTGCCGCGACGTCGACGGCCTGAGCGTCGCGGTCGAGATCAAGCGCCGCGGCGACATCGACGGCGTCGAGCAGCTCACCCGCTACCTAGAACTCCTCAACCGCGATCCCCTGCTGACCGGCAAGGGTGCGGTCCGCGGCATCTTCGCCGCCCAGGAGATCAAGCCGCAGGCGCGCGTCCTGGCCGAGGACCGCGGCATCACGTGCGCCGTGGTCGACTACGACGCGCTCCGCGGTCTGGACGACCCGTCCGACCGGCTCTTCTGA
- a CDS encoding ferritin, whose protein sequence is MAAPRFTDQLNAQIGNEFAAHNQYLACAVYYDSLTMPQLAAFFYAQALEEREHAMMMVQYLLDTDADVAIPGVDAPVSVFDDITAPIQLALAQEKKVTEQIYGLLRIARDESDFASEQFMQWFIKEQVEEVATMNDLLAVVSRSKDDINAIEQWVAREQGGGATDPTAPPAAGGAA, encoded by the coding sequence ATGGCTGCCCCTCGATTCACCGACCAGCTCAACGCCCAGATCGGCAATGAGTTCGCCGCGCACAACCAGTACCTCGCGTGCGCCGTCTACTACGACTCGCTGACGATGCCCCAGCTGGCGGCGTTCTTCTACGCCCAGGCGCTCGAGGAGCGCGAGCACGCGATGATGATGGTGCAGTACCTGCTGGACACCGATGCGGACGTCGCCATTCCTGGCGTCGACGCCCCGGTCTCCGTGTTCGACGACATCACGGCTCCGATCCAGCTCGCCCTCGCGCAGGAGAAGAAGGTGACCGAGCAGATCTACGGCCTGCTCCGGATCGCGCGTGACGAGAGCGACTTCGCGTCTGAACAGTTCATGCAGTGGTTCATCAAGGAGCAGGTCGAGGAGGTCGCCACCATGAACGACCTGCTCGCCGTCGTGAGCCGCAGCAAGGACGACATCAACGCGATCGAGCAGTGGGTCGCTCGCGAGCAGGGTGGCGGCGCCACGGACCCGACCGCGCCGCCTGCGGCCGGTGGCGCTGCCTGA
- a CDS encoding DUF2550 domain-containing protein: MAWWELLLDISGGLLLLCVLYGAGLIVRRRLLSRHGGTFELSHRYRTDVPERGWVLGLGRYSGETLEWFRVFTLSPRPKRSWNRDDLSYDGQRTPLGAEQASLYPDHLVIGCQSSDGLVELAMSISSLTGFQAWLEAMPPGTDWNRR, translated from the coding sequence ATGGCTTGGTGGGAGCTGCTCCTCGACATCTCGGGTGGTCTGCTGCTCCTTTGCGTGCTGTACGGCGCCGGACTCATCGTCCGGCGCCGTCTTCTTTCCCGGCACGGGGGCACCTTCGAGCTGAGCCACCGGTACCGCACCGACGTCCCCGAGCGGGGCTGGGTGCTGGGTCTGGGTCGCTATTCCGGCGAGACCCTCGAGTGGTTCCGTGTCTTCACGCTGTCCCCGCGACCGAAGCGGTCCTGGAACCGTGACGACCTGTCGTACGACGGCCAGCGCACACCGCTCGGCGCCGAGCAGGCGTCGTTGTACCCCGACCACCTCGTGATCGGCTGTCAGTCCTCCGACGGTTTGGTGGAGCTGGCGATGAGCATCTCTTCGCTCACCGGCTTCCAGGCGTGGCTCGAGGCCATGCCGCCCGGAACGGACTGGAACCGGCGGTAG
- a CDS encoding DUF167 domain-containing protein, which translates to MEIEPDRPWWRPESTDGVGSTATWLLSVRVQPGASRTDVVGPTGVDGAELKIRLASPPVDGRANEELLRWLAREVGVPKSAVTLVRGQTSRSKVVRIDLSARRG; encoded by the coding sequence GTGGAGATCGAGCCCGACCGTCCGTGGTGGCGTCCCGAGTCGACGGATGGGGTCGGTAGTACGGCGACCTGGCTGCTCTCGGTGCGTGTGCAGCCCGGCGCCTCGCGCACCGACGTGGTCGGTCCAACGGGCGTCGATGGTGCCGAACTGAAGATCCGTCTCGCCTCGCCACCGGTCGACGGCCGGGCGAACGAGGAGTTGTTACGCTGGCTGGCCCGGGAGGTCGGCGTACCGAAGTCAGCAGTCACGCTGGTGCGGGGCCAGACGTCTCGCTCGAAGGTAGTGAGGATCGACCTGTCGGCTCGGCGGGGCTGA
- a CDS encoding STAS domain-containing protein, which produces MGTCVDIRVDYGADGPVLVLGGDLDVRSTGAVRAAVYEHLQSVAVGSRVVVDISQVRSVDATALKMLAVASRWSHRYGARVVLRGACPAVRRMLHLTHLIRVIELEREPIPA; this is translated from the coding sequence ATGGGAACGTGTGTCGACATCCGCGTCGACTACGGCGCGGACGGGCCAGTGCTCGTCCTCGGCGGCGACCTCGACGTGCGCAGCACCGGTGCCGTGCGCGCGGCGGTCTACGAACACCTCCAGTCGGTCGCGGTCGGCAGCCGCGTCGTCGTGGACATCAGTCAGGTCCGTTCGGTCGATGCCACGGCGCTCAAGATGCTCGCCGTGGCCAGCCGCTGGTCCCATCGGTACGGCGCCCGCGTGGTGTTGCGCGGTGCCTGCCCCGCCGTACGCCGGATGCTGCACCTGACCCACCTGATCCGGGTCATCGAGCTCGAGCGGGAGCCGATTCCTGCCTGA
- a CDS encoding pentapeptide repeat-containing protein: MERGQTVAMTQSARARWAALSRGVVSNESFPGSDLTSVVAGAMVFEHVDLSRADLRLATMRAFFKMCSFAGANLRGANLRGATFAGCDLTGADLRDADLRDARFSYVNTGSDNGRTNLTGVRFEGADLAGASFDRVIGYVALNDEGA; encoded by the coding sequence GTGGAGCGAGGGCAGACTGTCGCCATGACGCAATCGGCACGCGCCCGCTGGGCGGCGCTCTCGCGCGGAGTCGTGAGCAATGAGAGTTTCCCAGGCTCGGACCTCACCTCGGTCGTGGCGGGGGCAATGGTGTTCGAGCACGTCGACCTCAGCAGAGCCGACTTGCGGCTGGCAACCATGCGCGCGTTCTTCAAGATGTGCTCGTTCGCGGGCGCCAATCTTCGGGGCGCCAATCTACGTGGAGCGACCTTTGCTGGGTGCGACCTGACGGGCGCTGACCTGCGTGATGCTGATCTGAGAGACGCGCGGTTCTCGTACGTCAACACGGGATCTGACAACGGTCGCACGAACCTCACCGGCGTCCGGTTCGAGGGCGCGGACCTGGCGGGTGCCTCCTTCGATCGAGTGATCGGCTACGTGGCGTTGAACGATGAAGGCGCCTGA
- a CDS encoding F0F1 ATP synthase subunit epsilon, which produces MAESTVGHLHVELVAADRTVWSGEASMIIARTLEGDIGVLRGHAPTLSLLSASVVEIQVAGTDDLMVVAVDGGFLSVANDRVSILAERVERAEEIHLDQARIELEEAQRLLNSNNEAEQRVRHAEARIRAAEKVS; this is translated from the coding sequence ATGGCTGAGTCCACAGTCGGGCACCTGCACGTCGAGCTCGTCGCCGCCGACCGGACCGTGTGGTCCGGCGAGGCGTCGATGATCATCGCGCGCACGCTCGAGGGCGACATCGGTGTGCTGCGGGGCCACGCGCCCACGCTGTCGCTGCTGTCGGCGTCGGTGGTCGAAATCCAGGTCGCCGGCACCGATGACCTGATGGTCGTCGCTGTCGACGGCGGGTTCCTCTCGGTTGCCAACGACCGTGTCTCGATCCTGGCTGAGCGGGTCGAGCGGGCCGAGGAGATCCACCTGGACCAGGCCCGGATCGAGCTCGAGGAGGCGCAGCGCCTGCTCAACTCGAACAATGAGGCCGAGCAGCGGGTGCGTCACGCCGAGGCGCGCATCCGCGCTGCAGAGAAGGTTTCGTAG